A stretch of DNA from Carya illinoinensis cultivar Pawnee chromosome 12, C.illinoinensisPawnee_v1, whole genome shotgun sequence:
CACTGGCTGATTACCATTGTTAGCTGCTCTTGCTCTCTTTGATGACCCAGAAGCTGGAGATGATATTTTTGAGACTTCGGGCTCCTTCCATTTATTCAGTAGCTCGTTGGCCGAATTACCCAACTGACCAAGCTTCAAATCTACTGAAAACTCCACTTTACTGGTCCTGTGACCACCAAAGCTACTTGACCCGCCTACCGTTTGTGTGTTGGGAAATGTTTCTTGTTCTAGTTCTGTCAAACCCCAAGGTGCTTTCAAGTGCCAGTCCATACAAACTCTCACTTCtagatttcttctacttctccGCACACCTGATCTCCCCAACCTTTAAAGCTTCTGTTTCCACTATGAAATTGAGTCAGCCTTGTGAAGAAATTATTACACAACAGCATCAAATCGAAACAAAAGCAACAAGTCAAGAATTGCAAATCAGTTGTGAAATAAGCATTGTTTTAGGAACCCAAAGAATcgaaaaatatgacaaaaatgAATTTGCATACATCTTTATGGGGTAGCTTGAACTTGTGTCAAATTTCAAACAAAGCAACAGTAGAAAGTaacaaataaaatctaaaacaacTATAAATAGAGCCGCAAAACTAGAAGTGCAAAAGGTATCTTTGAAACTTCACCATTTTTTGCTGAAATAAAAGGccaaaaaaatagtttaatacAAGAAACTATATCAGAAACGGAGAGTTtcgttttaattaaaaaaaacgaaaaattGCAAACAAGGGTAAGAACTAGAATAAAGAAACAAGAGAAAGAAGACAGAGAATACTTACAGACAATCACAGCAAAAGAAGAAGAGTTAGCTCTTTCCAGCCACTCATTCACTGACAAGGATTGCAGCATTTACAATCAATGAAGTAGCTAGTACAAGCTGAGGCTGTGCATATTAAGCAGAATAGCTCAGTAGTGAGGAAGTATCAAGTATGTGAGGAGCTCCAATGGGGGGAAGGGGAGGGGGGGGGACCAAGAGGAGCTTAAGATTTGTTGGGTTTTCTAAGTTAACTTTATAGcttttttagtattttctttttctattctcCAAACTTAGGGTTTGTTTCTACAATGGGTTGAGAAGAGAAGGCCAATGGGGGACTGCCTGCCTACCCAGTTGGTTGCTTTCAACTTTTGTGAGCCAGGAGAAGGAAAGTACAAGAGCTTGATGCTTAAGATAAAGCATGTGACATTGTGTTTCACATTTCATGtcatgtctctttttttttttttttttctttttctatttctctgaataaaaacatttttatcatattaaatatattatctatGTAAAATTTTTTCAAGTTCTTAATTCTTGAGCACaatatctttttaataaaatattatttaccaatttataattattaaaaaggaATCTTGCGGCTTGCCTCAAAGACTTTTGGTGGAGAGTGGAGAGCGAGGCCAAGCCTACCCTAATCATTATTTCTGCAGGGCCCCATACTGTACGCTGATTATTTTGTTTGCTTCCCTTGATGCCAACGGATAGCTGCTTGGGACTGTTTCAGCTGATTGTTTTGAACTCGTATCCACGTGGCACCAACTTATGTGATAAAAGTAGTCGATAAATTGGGCCATTTATGTTCCAACATGCTCATGGCTCACGTCATATTTTATTGGCCTCTACCTCGTATCATGTgttatttgaaacaaaaattttatgtgaaattatttttataaattttttttatatattttaataatataattaattatgtattaaaaaaataataatttaattaatcatattaataaaatatgtaaaaaatatgtaaaaataattgtatataatattactctatttgaaattatgattcacatgctcaaaatttttattcaaattttaaaatagagaAGATATGAGAGATGGATTATGTAGTTTAtctgattataaatttatttttattataaaataaatttaataaatcagataaaatcaagtcaatttgtaaaattattttcattcatATTCTTATTCAGATCATAACTCACGATATATTATCGAGTTTATGgctcatatatatgaaaatcatttggtaCATGACTTGGTGTTAGGCATATCTCCATGTAATGTTTGGCCCATGACGTGTTATCATGCTTTACCGTTGATGTCATGTTTTCTAGGACTCATAAGCCAAGCTAAACTATTGGCATTTCTTTAGCATGGTTGTGTTTGTCTTGAAaggtgaaaaatgaaagagattCATTcacattataattattatttgaatatgCTTAGACTCGATTTGCATGCTCGGCTTCAATTGATTCAGGGATAAAGCATGCGTACTATAAGGTCATCTTCAGGAGAATTTGAATCCCAACTGCCTAAATCGCTAGATGATGGGGCATACTTTCCCGATCGCCATCATACTATGTTCATAATATGAACATCTTTTTGAAACTTTCAATAGAATGTCATATGCATCTACACTATTGGTTGCTTTAAATTACTCTTTCTATGGTTAAGGTTAATATTGATGGTCTTTTACTATTAAAGAGCTGTTGTAGGACTAAAGGACTGTCAAGGAGGCAAAGAAGCAGCTTATTCTTTTTAGGAACAATTCACTTACTTCCATGTCCTATTGGTATGTTAAAAGTCTCGTCTTGATCTTTCTCGCAAGAAGATGCAGGCACAAAAATATAGTCATGCAAAAGAACCTTTGGACCATGCGTGCATgtcattctcttttttcttctttccctaAATCGTGGGACTagggatgaaaaaaaaaaaaaaaaaaacacttttgaTTTGGTTCCATTTTTACGTTCTAAAAATCGGTTTAaaccatacttttttttttatatatatattatatgctaactttgatacaaaattttaattttgaacacaaatattaatatcaaattattaatattagtcGAAGCGAAAAAACTGAATTGAATCAGACTGAactcaaaaaatcaaaaattttagtTTTGGTGATAAATCGATCTATatcaacttttaaatttttcaaaccgGTGTATATCggtttaattctaaaatatgtttaaaatcaAACCGAACCGGACTAGTTACACCCATATGTGGGACAATAATTTGTGGGCTCCAATAATTAAGATTAACAGATTATTTGAGAGGAAAaagttatttcttttaaataatttatgattatctattttttctctatactgtttaaagagtttttaaaattaGAGGAATAGATTTGAGATGGTAagagaaaattttttataaaaaaatatatttgtagaAACTTTTCAAATTAAAGGAACTTTTCTAATTTGGGGGACATAATATAACTTAACGTTAGTTAAAAAAATGACGGAAAATTTAACAATATacctataattattttaaatcaattaattttattttattattttataatttttaattttacacaACTACCCTTCGTTTCAAGTAGAGTGAGAAAATAATTATAGaccaattataaatttattattataaaaactcCCAAAGCTTTACGTCATCATCTTCATTGCAATACTTGAATGGATAATTGGGCTGGATTTAATCAGCCCAATATTCttgtttttataatttgcaAAAAAGGTCCAAGGAAAAGAAAGGCCCAAATGGTAAGCGAGTGAGCCCAGAGTTACTTTCCAAAACCGGATCGTGAGTTCTtctcgctgctgctgctgctgctgcttctttACTTCACCCTTCGAGCTTTTCTGGGTTTCATTTGTCTACTTTCAATTCCGATTGTCAGGGTTTCCTTTTTTGTTCGGCACTCGTTGAAGACTTTGAATTCGTGGAATAGCCTGCAGTAAGGAATGGACGGCGAGGTGTTGACGGAGCAGGAGACTGCACTCTATGACCGCCAAATTAGGGTTTGGGGTGTTGATACACAAAGAAGGtacttatatatgtgtgtgtgtgtgtgtgtgtgtgtgttatttatcctttttttttttttccttattcaaTGATATTAAATATTACAGTGTGTGGTTTGCTTTTCTTATCAATAATTTGTTAATTTTCGTGTTGGAATATTTAATTTgaagtttctattttttctttttaattttcttgtcctAGACTGAGCAAAGCTCATATATTGGTATGTGGAATGAAAGGGACTGTTGCTGAGGTAAATCTGAGTTTATTTAACAATTTTCATGGAACCGTCTTCGATGAAGCTGGCTTATTTCTCTCTGAATAATTTTAGTGTCAATTCGATATTTTTATGGGTAGTTTTGCAAGAACATTGTTCTAGCTGGAGTTAGTAGTTTGACATTGGTGGATGATCGCGTAGCGACTGAAGAAGCTATCTCTGCGAACTTTTTGATACCTCCTGATGAGAATGCGTATGGTGGAAAGACACTTGCCGAGCTTTGTTGTGATTCTTTGAAAGACTTCAACCCGATGGTTCGTGTTTCAGTAGAAAAAGGTTAATTCCTTTTTGCTTTTGCatccttttaatatttttcggTTCTCGTTCAACTTGCTAGTGTTCTAGTTGAAGATTCTTATCATGTGTATAATATTTGTACAAAAATTTCCATGGTAATAAATTTAACTCTGACAGCATCAACTTGATTTAACTAATGATCTACATTTATTGGTACTTGTACAAAAGATTATCTACATTTATTGGTGCAAGtaaatgtgaaaaatatattattaaaactcaatttccaAACTTGCAGGTGACGTTTCGAGCTTTGGTGGAGATTTCTTTGATAAATATGATGTCGTAGTTGCCAGTTGTTGCTCCCTTGCGACCAAAGTACTCTATAAACACAATTGCTTTAATATGTATTCATTGCTTCTGTATAAGTTTCTTTGACATGTTCCAAAACTCTCGGCTGCAGAAATCAATCAATGAGAAATGCCGGAAGTTATCAAAGCATATAGCATTCTATACGGTTGATTGTAGAGACTCTTGTGGTGAAATATTTGTCGACCTGCAACACCATAGATATTCAAAG
This window harbors:
- the LOC122290368 gene encoding SUMO-activating enzyme subunit 1B-1-like is translated as MDGEVLTEQETALYDRQIRVWGVDTQRRLSKAHILVCGMKGTVAEFCKNIVLAGVSSLTLVDDRVATEEAISANFLIPPDENAYGGKTLAELCCDSLKDFNPMVRVSVEKGDVSSFGGDFFDKYDVVVASCCSLATKKSINEKCRKLSKHIAFYTVDCRDSCGEIFVDLQHHRYSKKKLDENIECQLQYPSIEEAISVPWRALPRKVTKLYFAMRVMERFEEVEKRNPGDVSSADLPGILKLKKELCEANSLNESHVPDKLLERLVMCTREFPPVCAIIGGILGQEVIKAISGKGEPLKNFFFFDAMDGKGIIEDISSPDSGS